The Oscillatoria acuminata PCC 6304 genomic interval CTACGATTCTGGATTGATTTTGAGGGTTAAATTGAAAAATAGCTAATCGGTCTACTAGGAGAAAACGACGCACCTGTTCTACTGCAGTGGATAAGATAGTGGGCAATTCCAGACTCTGACGAATCTGGGTAGTGACTTGATTTAAGAGTCGCTCTTGTTCGATTTGGTGGTGCAGGGCATTTTCTACAGGTTGACAGATGGAGACGCAGGTATCGGAGGAATAACTGGCAGTGGGGTGGAAATCCTCGGCAGTGAGCAAGGCGATCGCCGAGAGGGTAAATTCGCTTTGCAGGTGGGGGTTATTCGGTTGTAGGCTGTTGCGGGTGCGTTCGAGTTCGTCGTGCTCCAGATTGACGAGGGACGACTGCTCTAACCCCGTTAAAAATTGGGCAACCTGTGAGGGTTCAAAGGTTAAACCGACTTCTACCTGGGGCGATCGCCCTTCGATTGGTGGCGCGAGAGTCCCGATGGGATCCTGGCGATCGGAATTTGTCTCCTCAGCAGGTCCCCCCAACAGCAAGACTTTGAACTCCTCGGACAGGACGAGGGTAAACCATTGCCAAGGGTGATCCGAAGGAATTTCTTCGCGATCGAGGACCGATTCAGTCAGCACAACTGACCCTTGGCGTTTCCCCTGCTGCTGTAACAACTGGCGCAACTGCTCAAAGGTGTTATGGGATAAAGTTCTTCGTGAGACTTCTAAGGTCGGCATATTTTAAGCGCCTATTGGCAAAAGCTGAATGCGATGGGGGAATTTCCGGGGGAAATGCTCGTCCTTGACCATGCCCTCAAACATTCCCCAATTTTTATTGTTTTAGAATCACCCGGGGGAGCTTGCCCTAAAGCGGCTTCACCTGGGATTTCTAGGAAAAAGTTAAATAAATCTCTACTTACTGGCTTATTAGCTATAGTAGGGTGATTTTTCAAGTTTTGGGTCAGAAATTCTAGGTTTTTTGTACTCTTCATCTTTTCTTTAGAAGATAGACCTAGGACTGGGCACAGCTTGACTTTTAATCCATATCGGTATTTTTTCGGAATAATAAACATAGAGTTATCTCTATTTTAAGAAAAATTGCCAGGGACGCGATCGGGGATTTATCCGGGATTGATTGCTCAATGCCTCTAGGGCATCGGGACGGGATGAGATAAGACTCGGACAAGAAACCGGGATTCTGACTGAGATTTGCGGCAACATCCGCAGAGATTTAGTCAAAAAACCCGGTCGTCTTCCTGCTTCTGGACTGCGGCCCTAGAACTTCTGGGGTTCGGTCTGCCCTGGGGTTTGGTACGATGGACTGTGCCATTGTACTTGGATCGCTTCAGGAGACTCTCATGCATCGTCTAGCTGCTACCCCCGGAGGTTGGAACCCACAGGAAGAGGGAGTGATTTTGGTCTCCCAGACTCCGGCACCCGTCGCGATCGTGACGGCGGCGGATACGGATATTCAGGCGATCGCCCAGGCCCTCCCCCACCTCCCCCCCGACTTTCCCGATTTGCGGGTGGTCAATCTGCTGCAACTGCAACAGCAACTCAGTATCGATACTTATGCACTGGAGGTCCTCTCCGAGGCACAGGTGATTGTCTTGAGATTGCTGGGAGGACGTGCTTATTGGTCCTACGGGTTAGAAGTCGTTCGAGAAACGGTGGAAAATACAGGGGCTCATCTGATTGTAATTCCCGGCGATGATGCCGGTGACCCCGATTTAATCGGTCATTCCTCAGTTCCCCTGGTTGTGGTTAACCAAGTCTGGCAATATTTTACCGAAGGCGGTGTCGATAATCTAGTGAATGCGCTCCAATTTATCGCCCAGGTTTGCTTAAAAAGAGAATACAATCCTGCCCCACCCATGCCCATCCCTCGTGTGGGACTTTATCCTTGGAAATCCGCCAGTTTTGGACTGCCAAATGAACTATTTACCCCCGAAGAATCCACTCTCAATCCCAGGCAGTCGGTTAATTCTAAATCGGGTCTAAATTCTGCTCAATTATCCCCCTCATTTCCCAAGGTGGGAATTTTATTTTATCGCGCTCATTACCTGGCTGGAAATACTGCCCCGATTGATGCACTTTGTCAAGGGTTGCGCGATCGCAATTTAGACCCGGTGCCGGTATTTGTCTCTTCTTTGCGCGATCAAGATGTCCAAGCTGAACTGTTAACCTATCTGCAACCCCCTCACGCTGAAACCGTGCAGATAATATTAAATACCACAGGGTTCGCAGTCGGTCAAGCTGTCCAGAGTTTACCCTCTATCGAAGACGCTGCTAACCCCGATCTCAAATTCTGGGAAACCCTCGATGTCCCCGTCTTGCAAGTCATTTTCAGTGGAGGCACTCAGGAACAGTGGGAATCGGGGTTTCAGGGACTCTCCCCCCGGGATATGGCGATGAATGTTGCCCTACCCGAAGTGGATGGACGAATTATTACTCGGGTGGTGTCGTTTAAGACGGTACAAGAAAATCATGTAAAACTGGAAACCCCGGTGGTGATGTACGAACCCCTGGGCGATCGCATTAATTTCGTCACCGATCTCGCTGCCAACTGGATCAAACTCCGGCAAACTCCCCCCAGTCAGCGCAAAATTGCCTTAATTTTGGCCAATTATCCCAACCGAGACGGACGCCTCGCCAATGGGGTGGGTTTGGATACCCCCGCAAGTTGTATCGAAATCCTCAACGCCCTCCAAACTGCCGGGTATTGGGTGGAAAATATCCCCACCACTGGGGATGAATTGATTCGTCTCCTCACTGCCGGAGTCACCAACGACCCGGAAGGGGAAGGATGGAGAAAAATTCACCAATTCTTGCCCGGGAAAGACTATCAATCCTATTTTGAAACTTTGCCAGAACCTGTTCGCCAAGGAATTGAGAATCGCTGGGGACAAAAGCAAGGCGATCGCCTGACTTTGGAAAACCAAACTTTCCCCATTCCTGGGATTCAATTGGGCAATATCTTTATCGGAATTCAACCGTCCCGAGGGTACGATATCGACCCCAGCTTGAACTATCATGCCCCGGATTTAGAACCGACTCATGAATATCTAGCCTATTATTATTGGATTCGAGAATGCTTTGGTGCACAGGCGATTACTCATGTGGGCAAACATGGCAATTTAGAATGGTTACCGGGAAAAAGTATTGCCTTATCGGAAAATTGTTACCCAGAAGTTGCCCTGGGACCGATGCCGAATTTTTATCCCTTTATCGTTAATGACCCAGGAGAAGGGTCCCAAGCGAAGCGGCGATCGCAAGCGGTGATTATCGACCATTTAACCCCGCCCATGACCCGGGCAGAATTATACGGTCCCCTGCAACAACTCGAAGGGTTAATCGATGAATATTATGAAGCCCAAAGTTTGGATCCGGTTCGTTTAAAACCGATTCGCAGTCGCCTGATTCAACTGGTACAAGACCAACATTTGGATAAAAACTCATCTTGGACTAATCCAGCCATTTCTACGGAGTCCGACCCAGAATTTACCGCATTAATCGCCAATTTGGATGGATATTTGTGTGAATTAAAAGAAGCGCAAATCCGAGATGGACTGCATATTTTTGGAAAATGTCCCGAAGGGCGGCAACTGGTGGATTTAATTGTGGCGATCGCCAGACATCCCGGAGGCAATCGCCTCGGACTGACCCGCGCTTTAGCAGAGGATCAAGGACTTTCCTTTGACCCGCTTACCAGCAATCCGGCGGAATTTTTGCCGGAATTGACGGGTAATTCTCTCAATTTGGAAAAGAGACCTAACCCCCCAACCCCCTTCCCTACAAGGGAAGGGGGAGAAAGAGATTTATTCTCCTTGGAAAAGAGACCTAACCCCCCAACCCCCTTCCCTACAAGGGAAGGGGGAGAAAGAGATTTATTCTCCTCTTCCCTTGTAGGGGAAGGGGGAGAAAGAGATTTATTCTCCTCTTCCCTTGTAGGGGAAGGGGGAAAAAGAGATGTATTCCCCCCTCCCCTTGTAGGGGAGGGGGGCAGGGGGGAGAGGTCTCTTTTCCAAATTGAGATGTTCCCCAATTCTTCTTGTCGGACTATTGGAGATGCGATCGCCTTTTTAGAAGCAGAAGCAGCAGCATTAGTTACCCAAATTATCGACCCGACGGGAGAAACAATTCTCCCCAAACCCGACACCGCCACGGCAAAAGAATTAGATTGGATTCGCGCTTGTTTGCTGCCGGCATTGCAACGAACTCCCGAAGAAATCACTCAATTGTTGCGCGGATTTGAGGGGCGATATATCCCCAGTGGCGCATCCGGTGCACCCACGCGAGGACGTCCCGAAGTGTTGCCAACGGGACGTAATTTTTACTCCGTAGATATTCGGGCAATTCCTACAGAAACTGCTTGGGATATTGGACGGAGGGCCGCAGATGAGGCGATCGAGCGCTACACTCAGGAAAATGGGGAATATCCGCAAACCCTGGGATTATCCGTCTGGGGGACCTCCA includes:
- the cobN gene encoding cobaltochelatase subunit CobN encodes the protein MHRLAATPGGWNPQEEGVILVSQTPAPVAIVTAADTDIQAIAQALPHLPPDFPDLRVVNLLQLQQQLSIDTYALEVLSEAQVIVLRLLGGRAYWSYGLEVVRETVENTGAHLIVIPGDDAGDPDLIGHSSVPLVVVNQVWQYFTEGGVDNLVNALQFIAQVCLKREYNPAPPMPIPRVGLYPWKSASFGLPNELFTPEESTLNPRQSVNSKSGLNSAQLSPSFPKVGILFYRAHYLAGNTAPIDALCQGLRDRNLDPVPVFVSSLRDQDVQAELLTYLQPPHAETVQIILNTTGFAVGQAVQSLPSIEDAANPDLKFWETLDVPVLQVIFSGGTQEQWESGFQGLSPRDMAMNVALPEVDGRIITRVVSFKTVQENHVKLETPVVMYEPLGDRINFVTDLAANWIKLRQTPPSQRKIALILANYPNRDGRLANGVGLDTPASCIEILNALQTAGYWVENIPTTGDELIRLLTAGVTNDPEGEGWRKIHQFLPGKDYQSYFETLPEPVRQGIENRWGQKQGDRLTLENQTFPIPGIQLGNIFIGIQPSRGYDIDPSLNYHAPDLEPTHEYLAYYYWIRECFGAQAITHVGKHGNLEWLPGKSIALSENCYPEVALGPMPNFYPFIVNDPGEGSQAKRRSQAVIIDHLTPPMTRAELYGPLQQLEGLIDEYYEAQSLDPVRLKPIRSRLIQLVQDQHLDKNSSWTNPAISTESDPEFTALIANLDGYLCELKEAQIRDGLHIFGKCPEGRQLVDLIVAIARHPGGNRLGLTRALAEDQGLSFDPLTSNPAEFLPELTGNSLNLEKRPNPPTPFPTREGGERDLFSLEKRPNPPTPFPTREGGERDLFSSSLVGEGGERDLFSSSLVGEGGKRDVFPPPLVGEGGRGERSLFQIEMFPNSSCRTIGDAIAFLEAEAAALVTQIIDPTGETILPKPDTATAKELDWIRACLLPALQRTPEEITQLLRGFEGRYIPSGASGAPTRGRPEVLPTGRNFYSVDIRAIPTETAWDIGRRAADEAIERYTQENGEYPQTLGLSVWGTSTMRTGGDDIAEALALLGVRPVWDGPSRRVVDFEILPVRVLGRPRVDVTLRVSGFFRDAFPNLIDLFDRAVEAVASMEEVSTDNPLAAQVQVESEKWQGLGLTPEQANRRSRYRVFGSKPGAYGAGLQGLIEGQNWTTDADLARAYINWSSYAYTGMGNGESAPEAFEQRLGQMQIVLHNQDNREHDLLDSDDYYQFQGGLLAAVRAVRGTDAVAYFGDHSLPENPKIRRLQEEIDRVYRSRVVNPKWIEGVMRHGYKGAFEMAATVDFLFAYDATAHCIEDFMYEGVAQAYLLDDEVREFIHQKNPWALRDMAERLLEANQRGLWEGVNQPMLEELRAIVHDAEGEIESAIGS